The following are from one region of the Variovorax sp. V213 genome:
- a CDS encoding alpha-E domain-containing protein, translated as MLSRTADHLYWMSRYTERAENTARMLDVNYQTSLLPQSAEVAKYGWQGVLSISELLPSYNKKYEQITPHDVMEFMVKDESNPSSIVSCLKAARENARAVRGALTTEAWETQNTTWLEVNRMLRAGDFERDPAQFFEWVKFRSHLSRGVTLGTMLQDEAFYFSRLGTFLERADNTARLVDVKFHALNSEFFGTATEEDQEYDFYHWSAILRSVSAFEVYRKVYRDVIKPERVAELLILRADMPRSLHASLVEVVNNLAKVQNEQSAETQRRAGKLLADLQYARVDEILATGLHAYLTQFLDRVNELGARISQDFLVPAQ; from the coding sequence ATGCTGTCACGCACCGCCGACCACCTCTACTGGATGTCGCGCTACACCGAGCGCGCGGAAAACACCGCGCGCATGCTCGACGTCAACTACCAGACCTCGCTCCTGCCCCAGTCGGCCGAAGTGGCCAAGTACGGCTGGCAGGGCGTGCTTTCCATCAGCGAGCTGCTGCCCTCGTACAACAAGAAGTACGAACAGATCACGCCCCACGACGTGATGGAGTTCATGGTCAAGGACGAGAGCAATCCGTCCTCGATCGTCTCCTGCCTCAAGGCCGCGCGAGAAAACGCGCGCGCGGTTCGCGGCGCGCTCACCACCGAAGCCTGGGAAACCCAGAACACCACCTGGCTCGAAGTCAACCGCATGCTGCGCGCCGGCGATTTCGAGCGCGACCCGGCGCAGTTCTTCGAATGGGTCAAGTTCCGCTCGCACCTCTCGCGCGGCGTCACGCTGGGCACCATGCTGCAGGACGAGGCCTTCTACTTCTCGCGCCTGGGCACCTTCCTGGAGCGCGCCGACAACACCGCGCGGCTGGTGGACGTGAAGTTCCACGCCCTCAACAGCGAATTCTTCGGCACCGCCACCGAGGAAGACCAGGAGTACGACTTCTATCACTGGAGCGCCATCTTGCGCAGCGTCTCGGCCTTCGAGGTGTACCGCAAGGTGTACCGCGACGTGATCAAGCCCGAGCGCGTGGCCGAGCTGCTCATTCTTCGTGCCGACATGCCGCGTTCGCTGCACGCGAGCCTGGTCGAGGTGGTGAACAACCTCGCCAAGGTGCAGAACGAGCAGAGCGCCGAAACCCAGCGCCGCGCCGGCAAGCTCCTGGCCGACCTGCAGTACGCGCGGGTCGACGAAATTCTTGCGACCGGGCTGCACGCCTATCTCACGCAGTTCCTTGACCGGGTGAACGAGCTGGGCGCGCGCATCAGCCAGGACTTCCTGGTTCCGGCGCAGTAA
- the glpK gene encoding glycerol kinase GlpK, with product MTYLLALDQGTSSSRSIVFDREGHIVAIAQKELTQIYPQPGWVEHDPMEIWRSQLATAREVLVKAKLQSADIHAIGITNQRETTVLWNRKTGQPVHHAIVWQDRRAEPLCAKLRDEGMTGTIQEKTGLVIDAYFSGTKLRWLLDNVPGARAQAERGELAFGTVDSWLMWQLTGGKVHVTDVSNASRTMLFNVHSNEWDAALLEALDIPAALMPKVQPSSSHFADTDAALLGRALPIGGVAGDQQSALFGQACFAAGMAKNTYGTGCFLLMHTGAAFQPSHNGLLVTSAAQTDATPQYAMEGSVFVGGAVVQWLRDGLKAIKGSAEVQSLAESVPDAGGVMMVPAFTGLGAPYWDADARGTITGLTRGTTVAHIARAALESIAYQSAALLQAMSRDAVAAGGTPVAELRVDGGASVNDLLMQFQADLLGIPVVRPEVIETTALGAAYLAGLSTGVYSDARQLSKLWKVERRFMPTMGRAQAEESMARWERAVRQATAT from the coding sequence ATGACCTACCTGCTCGCACTCGACCAGGGCACTTCGAGCTCACGCAGCATCGTGTTCGACCGCGAAGGCCATATCGTCGCCATCGCACAGAAGGAGCTCACGCAGATCTACCCGCAGCCTGGCTGGGTCGAGCACGATCCGATGGAAATCTGGCGCAGCCAGCTTGCGACCGCGCGCGAAGTACTCGTCAAGGCCAAGCTCCAGTCTGCGGACATTCACGCCATCGGCATCACCAACCAGCGCGAGACCACCGTGCTGTGGAACCGCAAGACGGGCCAGCCGGTGCACCACGCCATCGTCTGGCAAGACCGGCGCGCCGAGCCGCTGTGCGCAAAGCTGCGCGACGAAGGCATGACCGGCACCATCCAGGAGAAAACCGGGCTGGTGATCGACGCCTATTTCTCCGGCACCAAGCTGCGCTGGCTGCTCGACAACGTGCCTGGCGCGCGCGCCCAGGCCGAGCGCGGCGAACTCGCCTTCGGCACCGTCGACAGCTGGCTCATGTGGCAGCTCACCGGCGGCAAGGTGCACGTGACCGACGTGAGCAACGCGTCGCGCACGATGCTCTTCAACGTGCACAGCAACGAATGGGATGCAGCCTTGCTCGAGGCGCTCGATATTCCCGCAGCGCTCATGCCGAAGGTACAGCCGTCGAGTTCGCACTTTGCAGATACCGATGCGGCCCTGCTCGGCCGCGCGCTGCCCATCGGCGGCGTGGCCGGCGACCAGCAGAGCGCCCTCTTCGGCCAGGCCTGCTTTGCGGCCGGCATGGCCAAGAACACTTACGGCACTGGCTGCTTCCTGCTGATGCACACGGGTGCGGCGTTCCAGCCGTCGCACAACGGCTTGCTCGTCACCAGCGCCGCGCAGACCGACGCCACACCGCAGTACGCCATGGAAGGCAGCGTCTTCGTCGGCGGCGCCGTGGTGCAATGGCTACGCGACGGCCTCAAGGCCATCAAGGGCAGCGCCGAAGTGCAGTCGCTCGCCGAGAGCGTGCCCGACGCGGGCGGCGTCATGATGGTGCCGGCCTTCACCGGCCTCGGCGCACCCTACTGGGACGCCGACGCGCGTGGCACGATCACCGGCCTCACGCGCGGAACCACGGTGGCGCACATCGCGCGCGCCGCGCTCGAAAGCATCGCCTACCAGAGCGCCGCGCTGCTGCAGGCCATGAGCCGCGATGCGGTCGCGGCCGGCGGCACACCGGTGGCCGAGCTGCGCGTGGATGGCGGCGCGAGCGTGAACGACCTGCTGATGCAGTTCCAGGCCGACCTGCTGGGCATTCCCGTGGTGCGGCCCGAAGTGATCGAGACCACCGCCCTCGGCGCCGCCTATCTCGCGGGCCTGTCGACCGGCGTCTACAGCGACGCGCGGCAGTTGTCGAAGCTGTGGAAGGTGGAACGGCGCTTCATGCCCACCATGGGCCGCGCGCAAGCCGAGGAGTCGATGGCCCGCTGGGAGCGGGCGGTGCGGCAAGCCACCGCCACCTGA
- a CDS encoding DeoR/GlpR family DNA-binding transcription regulator yields MNSNPRQINLLDTVRTRGSVTVEQLADMLGVTLQTVRRDVQRLADEGLLTRFHGGVRVPSSTTENIGYQQRETLHAEGKARIARRVAELVPNDCSLILNIGTTTEAIAKALLRHTGLRVITNNLNVATILSGNTSCEVIVAGGSVRPRDRAIVGEATIDFIRQFKVDIALIGVSSIEADGSLRDFDLREVKVAQTIIAQAREVWLAADASKFNRPAMIQLGTLSQIDRLFTDAEPPPPFTDLLHAAQVRLEIARG; encoded by the coding sequence GTGAACTCCAATCCGCGCCAGATCAACCTTCTCGATACCGTGCGCACGCGCGGCTCCGTCACCGTCGAGCAGCTGGCCGACATGCTGGGCGTCACGCTGCAAACGGTGCGGCGCGACGTGCAGCGGCTGGCCGACGAAGGCTTGCTCACGCGCTTTCATGGCGGGGTGCGGGTGCCGAGTTCCACCACCGAGAACATCGGCTACCAGCAGCGCGAAACGCTGCATGCCGAAGGCAAGGCGCGCATCGCGCGGCGCGTGGCCGAGCTGGTGCCCAACGACTGCTCGCTGATCCTCAACATCGGCACCACCACCGAAGCCATTGCCAAGGCACTGCTGCGGCACACGGGCCTGCGCGTGATCACCAACAACCTGAACGTGGCGACCATCCTGAGCGGGAACACCTCGTGCGAGGTGATCGTGGCGGGCGGTTCGGTGCGCCCGCGCGACCGCGCCATCGTGGGCGAGGCCACCATCGATTTCATCCGCCAGTTCAAGGTGGACATCGCACTGATCGGCGTCTCGAGCATCGAGGCCGACGGGTCGCTGCGCGACTTCGACCTGCGCGAAGTGAAAGTGGCGCAGACCATCATCGCGCAGGCGCGCGAGGTGTGGCTCGCGGCCGATGCAAGCAAGTTCAACCGGCCCGCGATGATCCAGCTGGGTACGCTCTCGCAGATCGACCGGCTCTTTACCGACGCCGAGCCGCCACCGCCTTTCACCGACCTGCTGCATGCGGCGCAGGTGCGCCTCGAGATTGCGCGCGGCTGA
- the glpD gene encoding glycerol-3-phosphate dehydrogenase produces MKRRENTMAPFCDRSHETTGPFSVSDLSSNSPLPATDCDVLIVGGGINGCGIARDLAGRGWRVVLCEKDDLASHTSSSSTKLIHGGLRYLEYYEFSLVRKALQEREVLLKSAPHIMWPLRFVMPHDPSMRPAWMIRIGLFMYDHLAKREVLPGSRSIDLRSHAAGAPLKPQFKRGFVYSDGWVDDARLVVLNAIDARARGAEVLTRTRCVHAQRDADGWTATLEGADGGIRVVRARAVVNAAGPWAESFLRGVAQSAKGEALATRHLRLVKGSHIVVPRLFEHDHAYIFQNPDKRIIFAIPYQDEFTLIGTTDIELNGDDPGAARIAEEEISYLCMQASRYFEKPIKPADVVWTYSGVRPLLDDASGDPSAVTRDYMLESNTAAAPLLSVWGGKITTFRKLAEDAADEVGKMLGQSSAQRPAWTDGAFLAGGDLSAWIGAATRPDDDFERFVAAVQARYPWLDAKLARRLARAYGARVAELLGDAQSMADMGEAVAPGLHERELRFLQENEWAVSADDVLWRRSKLGLRYTAEERAQVADWLQARATNNLYMINGKR; encoded by the coding sequence ATGAAAAGACGCGAAAATACAATGGCGCCCTTCTGTGACCGAAGTCACGAAACTACGGGCCCATTTTCTGTGAGCGATCTCTCCTCCAATTCGCCTCTGCCGGCAACCGATTGCGACGTTCTGATCGTTGGTGGCGGCATCAATGGTTGCGGCATTGCGCGCGACCTGGCGGGCCGGGGCTGGCGCGTGGTGCTGTGCGAAAAGGACGATCTCGCCTCGCACACGTCTTCCTCGTCCACCAAGCTCATCCACGGCGGGCTGCGCTACCTGGAGTACTACGAGTTCTCGCTCGTGCGCAAGGCGCTGCAGGAGCGCGAGGTGCTGCTCAAGAGCGCGCCCCACATCATGTGGCCGCTGCGCTTCGTGATGCCGCACGACCCGTCGATGCGGCCGGCCTGGATGATCCGCATCGGCCTGTTCATGTACGACCACCTTGCCAAGCGCGAAGTGCTGCCGGGCTCGCGCAGCATCGATCTGCGCAGCCACGCAGCGGGCGCGCCGCTCAAGCCGCAGTTCAAGCGCGGTTTTGTCTATTCCGACGGCTGGGTGGACGATGCGCGGCTGGTGGTGCTCAATGCCATCGATGCCAGGGCGCGCGGCGCCGAGGTGCTCACGCGCACCCGCTGCGTCCATGCGCAGCGCGATGCCGACGGCTGGACCGCCACGCTCGAAGGCGCGGACGGCGGCATTCGCGTGGTGCGCGCCCGCGCCGTGGTCAATGCCGCGGGGCCGTGGGCCGAATCGTTCCTGCGCGGCGTGGCGCAATCGGCCAAGGGCGAGGCGCTGGCCACCCGGCACCTGCGGCTGGTCAAGGGCAGCCACATCGTGGTGCCGCGCCTGTTCGAGCACGACCATGCCTACATCTTTCAGAATCCCGACAAGCGGATCATCTTCGCGATTCCGTACCAGGACGAGTTCACGCTGATCGGCACCACCGACATCGAGCTGAACGGCGACGATCCCGGCGCGGCGCGCATTGCCGAGGAAGAAATTTCCTATCTCTGCATGCAGGCGAGCCGCTATTTCGAGAAGCCGATCAAGCCGGCCGACGTGGTCTGGACCTATTCGGGCGTGCGCCCGCTGCTCGACGATGCGTCGGGCGACCCGTCCGCCGTCACGCGCGACTACATGCTCGAATCGAACACCGCGGCGGCGCCGCTCCTGTCGGTGTGGGGCGGCAAGATCACGACCTTCCGCAAGCTGGCCGAAGACGCGGCCGACGAGGTCGGCAAGATGCTCGGGCAGTCGAGCGCGCAGCGTCCTGCGTGGACCGACGGCGCCTTCCTGGCCGGCGGCGATCTATCCGCGTGGATCGGTGCCGCCACGCGGCCCGACGACGATTTCGAGCGCTTCGTGGCCGCGGTGCAGGCCCGCTATCCATGGCTCGATGCCAAGCTCGCGCGCCGGCTGGCCCGCGCCTACGGCGCACGCGTAGCCGAGCTCCTGGGCGATGCGCAGTCCATGGCCGACATGGGCGAAGCGGTGGCGCCCGGGCTTCACGAGCGCGAACTGCGCTTCCTGCAGGAGAACGAGTGGGCCGTGAGTGCCGACGACGTGCTCTGGCGCCGGTCGAAGCTCGGCCTGCGCTATACGGCCGAAGAGCGCGCGCAAGTGGCCGACTGGCTGCAGGCGCGCGCAACCAACAACCTCTACATGATCAACGGGAAGCGCTGA
- a CDS encoding ABC transporter ATP-binding protein — MQLTLERVTKKVGAQTWLYEQSIAPRSGAVTVLLGATQAGKTSLMRLMAGLDTPSTGRVLVDGKDVTGMPVRERNVAMVYQQFINYPSLKVADNIASPLKLRGEKDIEARVKALADKLHIGMFLDRLPAELSGGQQQRVALARALAKNAPLMLLDEPLVNLDYKLREGLREELTQLFATGDSTVIYATTEPGEALLLGGYTAVMDAGELLQYGPTAEVFHAPQSLRVARAFSDPPMNLLPGTATAGRVQLAGGPALALAVPESISGSVTVGLRASALNVGAGEGDIALPGKVELAEISGSDTFVHVDTAVGELVAQLTGVHRFELGTPITLYFSASQAYVFDAGEKLALAPAWRKGN; from the coding sequence ATGCAATTGACTCTGGAGCGCGTCACCAAGAAGGTCGGCGCGCAAACCTGGCTCTACGAACAGAGCATCGCGCCGAGAAGCGGTGCGGTCACCGTTCTGCTGGGCGCCACCCAGGCCGGCAAGACCAGCCTGATGCGCCTGATGGCGGGGCTGGACACGCCCAGCACGGGCCGCGTGCTGGTCGACGGCAAGGACGTGACCGGCATGCCGGTGCGCGAGCGCAACGTGGCCATGGTGTACCAGCAGTTCATCAACTATCCGTCGCTCAAGGTGGCCGACAACATCGCCTCGCCGCTCAAGCTGCGCGGCGAGAAGGACATCGAGGCGCGCGTGAAGGCGCTGGCCGACAAGCTGCACATCGGCATGTTCCTCGACCGTTTGCCGGCCGAGCTGTCGGGCGGGCAGCAGCAGCGCGTGGCGCTGGCGCGCGCGCTGGCCAAGAACGCGCCCCTGATGCTGCTCGACGAACCGCTGGTGAACCTCGACTACAAGCTGCGCGAAGGCCTGCGCGAAGAACTCACGCAGCTGTTCGCCACTGGCGATTCGACGGTGATCTACGCCACCACCGAACCTGGCGAGGCGCTGCTGCTGGGCGGCTACACGGCCGTGATGGACGCGGGCGAACTGCTGCAGTACGGCCCGACCGCCGAGGTGTTCCATGCGCCGCAATCGCTGCGCGTGGCGCGCGCCTTCAGCGATCCGCCGATGAACCTGCTGCCCGGCACCGCAACGGCGGGCCGGGTGCAACTGGCCGGCGGCCCGGCGCTGGCACTGGCCGTGCCCGAAAGCATTTCGGGCTCGGTCACGGTCGGCCTGCGTGCAAGCGCATTGAACGTCGGCGCGGGGGAGGGCGACATCGCCTTGCCCGGCAAGGTGGAGCTGGCCGAAATCTCCGGCTCCGACACCTTCGTTCACGTCGACACGGCGGTGGGCGAACTGGTGGCGCAGCTCACTGGGGTGCACCGCTTCGAATTGGGTACGCCGATCACGCTGTACTTCAGCGCGTCACAAGCCTATGTGTTCGATGCCGGCGAAAAGCTGGCGCTCGCGCCGGCATGGCGCAAAGGAAACTAG
- a CDS encoding ABC transporter ATP-binding protein, giving the protein MARIDLDLAHAYRPNPTQDSDYALLPLKMSFRDGGAYALLGPSGCGKTTMLNIISGLLVPSQGTVTFDGRDMTRATPQERNIAQVFQFPVIYDTMTVAENLAFPLRNRKVPEDQIKKRVGEIAEMLDMSGQLNQRAAGLAADAKQKISLGRGLVRSDVSAVLFDEPLTVIDPHLKWQLRRKLKQIHRELKLTLIYVTHDQVEALTFAEEVVVMTRGKAVQVGSAEALFERPAHTFVGHFIGSPGMNFLSAKSANGALEVAGTPLVPTRELPQGALKIGIRPEYLRLSNAGAAGAVPAVVKQVQDIGTHAMLSAEIDGGVVKVRLHSDDQPPAVGDTVWLRVLDTHTCYYKDEELVA; this is encoded by the coding sequence ATGGCTCGCATCGATCTCGACCTGGCGCACGCCTACCGGCCCAACCCCACGCAGGACAGCGACTATGCGCTGCTGCCGCTCAAGATGAGCTTCCGCGACGGCGGCGCCTACGCCTTGCTCGGCCCCTCGGGCTGCGGCAAGACGACCATGCTCAACATCATCTCGGGCCTCTTGGTGCCTTCGCAGGGCACGGTGACGTTCGACGGGCGCGACATGACGCGCGCCACGCCGCAGGAACGCAACATCGCGCAGGTGTTCCAGTTCCCGGTGATCTACGACACCATGACTGTGGCCGAGAACCTCGCATTTCCGCTGCGCAACCGCAAGGTGCCGGAAGACCAGATCAAGAAGCGCGTGGGCGAGATCGCCGAGATGCTCGACATGAGCGGGCAGCTCAACCAGCGCGCTGCAGGCCTCGCGGCCGACGCCAAGCAGAAGATATCGCTCGGCCGCGGGCTGGTGCGCAGCGACGTGTCGGCGGTGCTGTTCGACGAGCCGCTCACGGTGATCGATCCCCACCTCAAGTGGCAGCTGCGGCGCAAGCTCAAGCAGATCCACCGCGAGCTGAAGCTCACGCTGATCTATGTCACGCACGACCAGGTCGAGGCGCTCACCTTCGCCGAAGAGGTGGTGGTGATGACGCGCGGCAAGGCCGTGCAGGTGGGCAGCGCCGAGGCGCTGTTCGAGCGCCCGGCCCACACCTTCGTCGGCCACTTCATCGGCTCGCCCGGCATGAACTTCCTGTCCGCGAAGAGCGCGAACGGCGCGCTCGAAGTCGCGGGCACACCGCTCGTGCCGACGCGCGAGCTGCCGCAGGGTGCGCTCAAGATCGGCATCCGGCCCGAATACCTGCGCCTGTCGAACGCGGGCGCCGCCGGTGCCGTGCCGGCTGTGGTGAAGCAGGTGCAGGACATCGGCACGCACGCGATGCTGAGCGCCGAGATCGACGGCGGCGTGGTCAAGGTACGGCTGCACTCGGACGACCAGCCGCCGGCAGTGGGCGACACCGTGTGGCTGCGGGTGCTGGACACCCACACCTGCTATTACAAGGACGAGGAGCTGGTGGCATGA
- a CDS encoding carbohydrate ABC transporter permease: MNPTNKPINQKAWWLVLPVLICVAFSAIVPLMTVVNYSVQDIISPDRRVFVGTEWFASVMRDDELHQALWRQLGFSLSVLLVEIPLGICLALSMPAKGWKSSAVLVVVALSLLIPWNVVGTIWQIYGRADIGLLGHALQKLGVDYNYTGSAADAWLTVLVMDVWHWTPLVALLCFAGLRSIPDAYYQAARIDGASKFAVFRYIQLPKMRGVLMIAVLLRFMDSFMIYTEPFVLTGGGPGNATTFLSQYLTQKAVGQFDLGPAAAFSLIYFLIILLFCFVLYNWMQRVGTQEVEKEQ; the protein is encoded by the coding sequence ATGAACCCAACCAACAAGCCCATCAATCAAAAGGCCTGGTGGCTCGTGCTGCCGGTGCTCATCTGCGTGGCCTTCTCGGCCATCGTGCCGCTGATGACGGTGGTCAACTACTCGGTGCAGGACATCATCTCGCCCGACCGGCGCGTCTTCGTCGGCACCGAATGGTTCGCCTCGGTGATGCGCGACGACGAGCTGCACCAGGCGCTGTGGCGCCAGCTGGGCTTCTCGCTCTCGGTGCTGCTGGTCGAGATTCCGCTGGGCATCTGCCTGGCACTGTCGATGCCGGCCAAGGGTTGGAAGTCTTCCGCGGTGCTGGTGGTGGTGGCGCTGTCGCTCCTCATTCCATGGAACGTGGTCGGCACCATCTGGCAGATCTACGGCCGTGCCGACATCGGCCTTCTGGGGCACGCGCTGCAGAAGCTGGGGGTTGACTACAACTACACGGGCAGCGCGGCGGACGCCTGGCTTACGGTGCTGGTGATGGACGTGTGGCACTGGACGCCGCTGGTGGCACTGCTGTGCTTTGCCGGCCTGCGCTCGATTCCCGATGCCTACTACCAGGCGGCGCGCATCGACGGGGCCAGCAAGTTCGCGGTGTTCCGCTACATCCAGCTGCCCAAGATGCGCGGCGTGCTCATGATCGCGGTGCTGCTGCGCTTCATGGACAGCTTCATGATCTACACCGAGCCCTTCGTGCTGACGGGTGGCGGTCCGGGCAATGCCACCACTTTCCTGAGCCAATACCTCACGCAGAAGGCCGTGGGCCAGTTCGACCTGGGGCCGGCGGCAGCTTTCTCGCTGATCTATTTCCTGATCATCCTGTTGTTCTGCTTCGTGCTCTACAACTGGATGCAGCGGGTGGGCACGCAAGAGGTGGAGAAAGAACAATGA
- a CDS encoding carbohydrate ABC transporter permease, protein MNEKRFHKRSIFLVLYILFALLPIYWMVNMSFKTNEEIVSSFSFFPHELTWANYARIFTDESWYSGYINSLIYVAINTVISLTVALPAAYAFSRYSFLGDKHVFFWLLTNRMTPPAVFLLPFFQLYSTVGLMDTHLGVALAHLLFNVPLAVWILEGFMSGIPREIDETAYIDGYSFPRFFVRIFLPLIKAGVGVAAFFCFMFSWVELLLARTLTSVNAKPIVATMTRTVSASGMDWATLAAAGVLTIVPGAIVIWFVRHYIAKGFAMGRV, encoded by the coding sequence ATGAACGAAAAAAGATTCCACAAGCGCAGCATCTTCCTGGTGCTGTACATCCTGTTCGCGCTGCTGCCCATCTACTGGATGGTCAACATGAGCTTCAAGACGAACGAGGAGATCGTCTCGAGCTTCTCGTTCTTCCCGCATGAGCTCACCTGGGCCAACTACGCGCGCATCTTCACCGACGAGTCGTGGTACTCGGGCTACATCAACAGCCTGATCTACGTGGCGATCAACACGGTGATCTCGCTCACCGTGGCGCTGCCGGCGGCGTACGCGTTCTCGCGCTATTCGTTCCTGGGCGACAAGCACGTGTTCTTCTGGCTGCTGACCAACCGCATGACGCCGCCCGCGGTGTTCCTGCTGCCGTTCTTCCAGCTGTACAGCACGGTCGGCCTGATGGACACGCACCTGGGCGTGGCGCTGGCGCACCTTTTGTTCAACGTGCCGCTGGCGGTGTGGATTCTGGAAGGCTTCATGAGCGGAATTCCGCGCGAGATCGACGAGACGGCGTACATCGACGGCTACTCGTTCCCGCGCTTCTTCGTCAGGATCTTCCTGCCGCTCATCAAGGCCGGCGTGGGCGTGGCGGCGTTCTTCTGCTTCATGTTCAGCTGGGTCGAGCTGTTGCTGGCCCGCACGCTGACCAGCGTGAACGCCAAGCCGATCGTCGCGACCATGACGCGCACGGTGAGCGCCTCGGGCATGGACTGGGCCACGCTGGCAGCGGCTGGGGTGCTGACCATCGTGCCTGGCGCGATCGTGATCTGGTTTGTCCGCCACTACATCGCAAAAGGCTTTGCGATGGGTCGTGTCTAA
- a CDS encoding DUF2160 domain-containing protein produces the protein MFDWMVWTTPVAVFFICIALMLVGMTVWEFKSPTTMRRGWLPIATTRGDRLFIGLLSAAYLNLVFIGLAGKLQEWLSLQAEPSIWISFVLSMFLLALVMRKG, from the coding sequence ATGTTCGACTGGATGGTCTGGACCACCCCGGTGGCCGTTTTCTTCATCTGCATCGCGCTCATGCTGGTCGGCATGACGGTGTGGGAGTTCAAGTCGCCCACCACCATGCGGCGCGGCTGGCTGCCCATTGCCACGACGCGCGGCGATCGCCTTTTCATCGGCCTGCTGTCGGCGGCCTACCTGAACCTGGTCTTCATCGGCCTGGCCGGCAAGCTCCAGGAATGGCTGAGCCTGCAGGCCGAGCCCTCGATCTGGATCAGCTTCGTGCTGTCGATGTTTCTCCTGGCGCTGGTGATGCGCAAAGGCTAG